The following are encoded together in the Alteromonas gilva genome:
- a CDS encoding GntR family transcriptional regulator: MPREGQAVISILRDKIVSGEFAAGQRLAEIPTAELLGVSRTPVRIAFRALAQEGLLIKLPRRGYQVRKVTNEEISGAVEVRGVLEGLAARQAAEKGLTAETQAQLEQCLAQGDAIFDKGYITEDDLEQYNILNKEFHALIIQASGNPAIQSAMQLNEHLPFASVNALIFNPEQLEREFRRFSYANMQHHAVFEALLNHQGARAEAVMKEHAHATLSQVELNDNSDTRKLINIAQ, encoded by the coding sequence ATGCCACGCGAAGGGCAAGCAGTCATCAGTATATTGCGCGATAAGATTGTTTCGGGAGAATTTGCAGCAGGCCAGCGACTGGCTGAAATTCCCACCGCCGAGCTCTTGGGCGTGTCGCGAACACCGGTTCGTATTGCATTCAGAGCCCTGGCTCAGGAAGGTTTGTTAATTAAGTTGCCCCGTCGTGGTTATCAGGTAAGGAAAGTCACCAATGAAGAGATATCAGGGGCAGTAGAAGTTCGTGGCGTGCTGGAAGGGTTGGCTGCACGGCAAGCCGCAGAAAAAGGCTTAACGGCAGAGACTCAGGCGCAACTTGAACAATGTTTAGCGCAGGGCGATGCCATTTTCGATAAGGGTTACATCACCGAAGATGACCTTGAACAATACAACATACTCAACAAAGAGTTTCATGCGTTGATTATTCAGGCCAGCGGCAATCCGGCAATCCAATCAGCGATGCAGTTAAATGAGCACTTACCCTTTGCATCGGTAAACGCGTTGATTTTTAATCCCGAACAACTTGAGCGTGAGTTCAGGCGTTTCAGCTATGCCAATATGCAACACCATGCGGTATTCGAAGCGCTATTAAACCACCAGGGAGCCAGAGCTGAAGCGGTGATGAAAGAGCATGCTCATGCCACACTTAGCCAGGTTGAACTAAACGATAACAGCGACACCC
- a CDS encoding aromatic ring-hydroxylating oxygenase subunit alpha: protein MDAQTYPLNTWYVAATPDEIADKPFARQICGVKLVFFRNQQQRVVAVEDFCPHRGAPLSLGFVENGQLVCGYHGLRMGEDGKTQSMPNQRVAHFPCIKHFAVVERHGFVWIWPGDQSLADDSLIPELHWANSPDWGYGGGLYHIKCDYRLMIDNLMDLTHETYVHASSIGQKEIDESPVATKMEGQTVVTSRYMDNVMAPPFWQAALRANDLADDVAVDRWQICRFSLPSHIMIEVGVAHAGKGGYDAPDSHKASSIVVDFITPETEHSIWYFWGMARDFKPQDQTLTDTIQKGQGAIFAEDLEVLERQQQNLLAYPERSLLKLDIDAGGVQARRMIERVIKQEQAASAQAKVGENQ, encoded by the coding sequence ATGGATGCCCAAACTTATCCGCTCAATACCTGGTACGTGGCGGCGACGCCTGACGAAATTGCCGACAAACCGTTTGCTCGCCAAATTTGTGGCGTTAAGCTGGTTTTCTTCCGCAATCAACAGCAACGTGTTGTTGCCGTTGAAGACTTTTGTCCTCACCGCGGCGCACCGTTGTCGTTAGGATTTGTTGAAAACGGCCAATTGGTGTGTGGTTACCATGGCTTGCGCATGGGCGAAGATGGCAAAACCCAATCCATGCCCAACCAGCGGGTAGCACATTTTCCCTGCATTAAACACTTTGCGGTGGTTGAGCGTCATGGGTTTGTGTGGATATGGCCGGGCGATCAAAGCTTAGCCGATGACAGTCTTATCCCTGAATTACATTGGGCCAATAGCCCTGACTGGGGTTACGGCGGCGGGTTGTACCATATTAAGTGTGACTATCGGTTGATGATCGATAACTTAATGGATTTAACCCATGAAACCTATGTACACGCCAGCAGCATTGGCCAAAAAGAAATCGACGAATCACCCGTTGCCACCAAAATGGAAGGCCAAACCGTAGTCACCAGCCGTTATATGGATAATGTCATGGCGCCGCCTTTTTGGCAGGCAGCGTTGCGCGCCAATGACTTAGCCGACGATGTGGCCGTAGACCGTTGGCAAATATGCCGTTTCTCACTACCCAGCCACATTATGATTGAAGTGGGCGTTGCTCACGCCGGAAAAGGTGGCTACGACGCCCCTGATTCGCACAAAGCCAGCAGTATTGTGGTGGACTTTATTACCCCGGAAACAGAGCATTCTATCTGGTATTTCTGGGGTATGGCCCGCGATTTTAAGCCTCAGGATCAGACCTTAACCGACACTATTCAAAAAGGGCAGGGGGCAATTTTTGCCGAAGATCTCGAGGTGTTAGAACGCCAGCAACAGAATTTGTTAGCGTACCCTGAGCGCAGCCTTTTGAAGCTGGATATTGATGCCGGCGGTGTGCAGGCGCGCAGAATGATTGAGCGCGTTATTAAGCAGGAGCAGGCGGCATCAGCACAGGCCAAAGTCGGAGAAAACCAATGA
- a CDS encoding PDR/VanB family oxidoreductase produces the protein MIEVTVTDKQPLTASICRLQLAAADGSALPAWQAGAHIDVHLPNGIIRQYSLCGALNSNSCYEIAILNEPDGRGGSKYIHNDLQQGDRLTISAPKNLFPLVPGTNNTLLIAAGIGITPILAMAEQLHADEQPFELHFCARDQQHAAYYERIAQSGYASHCQFHFSLGNSQNRLNPHQLLADYNKDTQLYICGPNPFIQDVISAAEQHGWPTANIHREFFAAEAIDHSQDQSFEVVINSTGQVLEVGKDVSILNVLEDNGMFIPVACEEGVCGTCITGLLEGEADHKDVFLSADEKQKMDQITPCCSRAKSKRLVLDL, from the coding sequence ATGATCGAAGTGACGGTTACCGACAAACAACCATTAACGGCATCGATATGCCGTTTGCAACTGGCCGCTGCCGATGGCAGCGCCTTGCCTGCCTGGCAGGCGGGGGCGCACATCGACGTGCATTTACCCAACGGCATTATTCGCCAATACTCATTATGTGGTGCGCTAAATAGTAATAGTTGTTATGAAATCGCCATTCTAAATGAGCCTGATGGCCGGGGCGGATCAAAATACATTCATAACGATCTTCAGCAAGGCGACAGGTTAACCATTAGCGCGCCAAAAAATTTGTTTCCGCTAGTGCCGGGCACCAATAACACCTTGCTGATTGCAGCCGGGATTGGAATTACCCCGATTTTAGCGATGGCCGAGCAACTGCATGCCGATGAGCAGCCTTTTGAGTTACATTTTTGTGCCCGGGATCAGCAACATGCCGCCTACTACGAGCGCATTGCACAATCCGGCTATGCCAGCCACTGTCAGTTTCATTTTAGTTTAGGTAATAGCCAAAACCGGCTCAACCCCCATCAGTTACTGGCTGACTACAACAAAGACACGCAGCTGTATATCTGTGGTCCGAATCCATTTATCCAGGACGTTATCAGTGCCGCTGAGCAACATGGCTGGCCAACTGCAAACATTCATCGGGAATTTTTTGCTGCAGAAGCTATCGACCATAGCCAGGACCAAAGCTTTGAGGTGGTCATTAACAGCACCGGGCAGGTGTTAGAGGTTGGGAAAGACGTGTCCATTCTCAATGTGCTGGAAGACAACGGCATGTTTATACCTGTGGCCTGCGAAGAAGGTGTGTGTGGTACCTGTATCACCGGCTTGCTTGAGGGCGAAGCCGACCATAAAGACGTGTTTTTAAGCGCGGATGAAAAGCAAAAAATGGATCAAATTACCCCTTGCTGTTCCCGTGCTAAAAGCAAGCGGCTGGTGTTGGATTTGTAA